The following proteins are encoded in a genomic region of Streptococcus cristatus AS 1.3089:
- the crcB gene encoding fluoride efflux transporter CrcB, with protein MSEVKNSLAIFLGAMLGGLLRYQCSSFFTFTGHFPLATLLVNYLGTFLLVYLVKGYLSRKQVSKRLLLALSTGFCGGLTTFSGLLLDSLKLLDLGRYPELIVYLALSIGGSLCIALWAGRKVTA; from the coding sequence ATGAGCGAAGTAAAAAATTCTTTAGCAATCTTCTTGGGAGCTATGCTAGGCGGCTTACTTCGTTATCAATGCTCATCCTTTTTCACATTTACGGGACATTTTCCGCTAGCTACACTTTTGGTCAACTATTTGGGAACTTTCTTGTTAGTCTATTTGGTTAAAGGCTATCTCAGTCGCAAGCAAGTTTCCAAGCGTTTGTTATTGGCTTTGTCGACGGGATTTTGTGGCGGCTTGACAACTTTTTCAGGTCTTCTATTAGATTCGCTCAAATTGTTGGATTTAGGCCGTTATCCAGAATTGATCGTATATCTAGCCTTGAGTATCGGCGGTAGCCTTTGCATTGCCTTATGGGCTGGAAGGAAGGTGACCGCATGA
- a CDS encoding flavodoxin — MTLAKIVFASMTGNTEEIADIVADKLRDLGVDVDVDECTTVDAEDFLEADIAIVATYTYGDGELPDEMMDFYEDLAGLDLAGKIYGVVGSGDTFYDEFCKAVDDFDAVFAGTGAEKGAESVKVDLSAEDEDIERLEAFAEELVSKLA, encoded by the coding sequence ATGACCTTAGCGAAAATTGTATTTGCCAGCATGACTGGAAATACGGAAGAAATCGCAGATATTGTTGCTGATAAATTGAGAGATTTAGGTGTTGATGTCGATGTGGATGAATGTACGACAGTTGACGCAGAGGACTTTCTGGAGGCCGATATTGCCATTGTAGCGACCTATACCTATGGGGATGGCGAATTGCCAGATGAAATGATGGATTTCTACGAAGATTTGGCTGGTTTGGACTTAGCTGGAAAAATCTACGGTGTGGTTGGTTCTGGAGATACTTTCTATGACGAATTCTGTAAAGCTGTGGATGATTTTGATGCAGTGTTTGCAGGAACAGGTGCTGAAAAAGGTGCGGAAAGTGTCAAAGTGGACCTGTCAGCTGAGGATGAAGATATTGAGCGCCTAGAGGCTTTTGCGGAAGAGTTGGTCAGCAAACTTGCCTAA
- a CDS encoding DHH family phosphoesterase, with product MSIYSKILKKIKEYDKIIIHRHMRPDPDAIGSQVGLQKLLQLNFPEKSIKVTGYDEPTLTWLAKMDEVADSDYEQALVIVCDTANTPRIDDKRYSMVDFLIKIDHHPNDDLYGDLLLVDTDASSTSELIALFAFENRLEVNDSIAKLLYAGIVGDTGRFLYPATTARTFEVAGKLRQYAFNFSELSRKMDSITHQVAKLQGYVYDNLEVDENGAARVILSQQLLKENRLTDADTSAIVGAPGRIEDVQMWAIFVEQPDGHYRVRMRSKFTPINEIAKQHNGGGHPLASGANAYSKDEVDLIYQKLKEKAKK from the coding sequence ATGAGTATCTATAGCAAAATTCTGAAAAAAATTAAAGAATACGATAAAATTATTATCCACCGCCACATGCGCCCTGATCCAGATGCGATTGGCAGTCAAGTCGGTTTACAAAAGCTTCTCCAACTCAACTTTCCTGAAAAATCCATCAAAGTAACAGGTTACGACGAACCAACCCTTACTTGGCTAGCCAAGATGGATGAGGTGGCCGATTCTGACTATGAGCAAGCCCTGGTAATCGTGTGCGATACAGCCAACACTCCTCGTATTGATGATAAGCGCTACAGCATGGTCGACTTTTTGATTAAAATCGACCATCATCCCAACGACGATCTCTACGGAGACCTGCTGCTGGTTGATACAGATGCTAGCAGTACCAGCGAGCTTATCGCTCTTTTTGCCTTCGAAAATCGCTTAGAAGTAAATGACTCTATCGCCAAACTCCTCTATGCTGGTATTGTCGGAGATACAGGTCGTTTCCTCTATCCAGCGACTACTGCACGCACATTTGAGGTTGCTGGAAAACTTCGCCAATATGCTTTTAATTTCTCAGAGCTTTCTCGAAAAATGGACTCCATCACCCATCAAGTTGCCAAACTCCAAGGTTATGTGTACGATAATCTGGAAGTGGATGAAAATGGTGCTGCGCGTGTCATCCTATCACAGCAATTATTGAAAGAAAATCGATTGACTGACGCTGATACTTCAGCCATTGTAGGTGCACCTGGACGAATTGAAGATGTCCAGATGTGGGCTATCTTTGTAGAGCAGCCTGACGGCCATTATCGTGTTCGCATGCGCAGTAAATTTACTCCAATCAATGAAATTGCCAAGCAACACAATGGCGGCGGCCATCCACTTGCCAGCGGTGCTAATGCTTATTCCAAAGATGAGGTTGACTTGATTTATCAAAAATTAAAAGAAAAAGCAAAAAAGTAA
- the rplS gene encoding 50S ribosomal protein L19 codes for MNPLIQSLTEGQLRSDIPAFRPGDTVRVHAKVVEGTRERIQIFEGVVIARKGAGISENYTVRKISNGVGVERTFPIHTPRVDKIEVVRYGKVRRAKLYYLRALQGKAARIKEIRR; via the coding sequence ATGAATCCATTAATTCAAAGCTTGACTGAAGGTCAACTTCGCTCAGATATCCCTGCATTCCGTCCTGGTGACACTGTCCGCGTTCACGCGAAAGTTGTCGAAGGAACTCGCGAACGTATCCAGATCTTTGAAGGTGTCGTTATCGCTCGCAAAGGTGCTGGAATCTCAGAAAACTACACAGTTCGTAAAATCTCTAACGGTGTAGGTGTTGAACGTACTTTCCCAATCCACACTCCACGTGTTGACAAGATTGAAGTCGTTCGTTACGGTAAAGTTCGTCGTGCTAAATTGTACTACCTTCGTGCATTGCAAGGTAAGGCAGCGCGTATCAAAGAAATCCGTCGCTAA
- the pepC gene encoding aminopeptidase C has protein sequence MNSLKQDFTDKLYAAYEANPKYAAMENAISHNGLLTSLEKRTAAVENAPVFSLDLTKDKVSDQKASGRCWMFAALNTFRHKMIAGFQLEDFELSQAHTFFWDKYEKSNWFLEQVLATADQELTSRKVKFLLDTPQQDGGQWDMVVALFEKYGVVPKSVYPESISSSNSRELNQLLNKLLRQDAQILRELALSGADEASLQAKKELLLQEIFNFLAMSLGLPPRKFDFAYRNKDGNYHSEADLTPQAFYQKYVDLKLDDYVSIINAPTVDKPYGKSYTVEMLGNVVGSKPVRYLNVEMKRLKELAIAQMQAGETVWFGSDVGQSSNRKAGIMEEGMHDLTASMDIQLTQDKAGRLDYSESLMTHAMVLAGVDLDEKGQAKKWKVENSWGENVGDKGYFVASDAWMDEYTYQIVVRKDFLTPEELAAYNAEPIVLAPWDPMGALASGKMI, from the coding sequence ATGAATTCATTAAAACAAGATTTTACAGATAAGTTGTATGCTGCTTACGAGGCCAATCCCAAGTATGCAGCGATGGAAAATGCTATTAGTCACAATGGTCTCTTGACATCTTTGGAAAAACGGACTGCTGCTGTAGAAAATGCACCTGTTTTCTCACTGGATCTCACCAAAGACAAGGTCAGTGACCAAAAAGCTTCTGGTCGTTGCTGGATGTTTGCAGCTCTTAATACCTTCCGCCACAAGATGATTGCGGGCTTCCAGTTGGAGGACTTTGAACTGTCTCAAGCTCATACCTTCTTTTGGGATAAGTATGAAAAATCCAACTGGTTCTTAGAGCAGGTTTTGGCAACGGCTGACCAAGAACTAACCAGCCGCAAGGTCAAGTTCCTCTTAGATACGCCTCAGCAGGATGGAGGTCAGTGGGATATGGTCGTGGCGCTTTTTGAGAAATACGGCGTTGTACCCAAGTCAGTTTATCCAGAATCAATTTCTTCCAGCAATAGCCGAGAGCTCAATCAGTTGCTCAATAAACTCTTGCGTCAGGATGCGCAAATCTTGCGTGAGCTGGCCCTGAGTGGTGCAGATGAAGCTAGTCTACAAGCCAAGAAAGAACTTTTACTACAGGAAATTTTCAACTTCCTAGCGATGTCGCTGGGCTTACCTCCTCGGAAGTTTGACTTTGCTTATCGGAACAAGGACGGCAACTACCATAGTGAAGCTGATTTGACTCCGCAGGCCTTTTACCAAAAATATGTGGACCTCAAGTTAGATGACTATGTGTCTATTATCAATGCGCCAACAGTCGATAAACCTTATGGCAAGTCTTACACGGTCGAGATGTTGGGCAATGTAGTCGGCAGTAAACCAGTTCGCTATTTGAATGTAGAAATGAAACGTCTCAAGGAATTGGCTATTGCACAGATGCAGGCTGGTGAGACTGTTTGGTTTGGCTCTGATGTAGGTCAATCCAGCAATCGCAAGGCAGGGATCATGGAGGAAGGAATGCATGATTTGACTGCCAGCATGGATATCCAGTTGACCCAAGATAAGGCAGGCCGTCTTGATTACAGCGAAAGCCTTATGACCCATGCTATGGTACTGGCTGGAGTGGATTTGGATGAAAAGGGTCAAGCCAAAAAATGGAAGGTGGAAAATTCTTGGGGTGAAAATGTTGGAGATAAGGGCTACTTTGTCGCCAGCGATGCCTGGATGGATGAGTACACTTACCAAATCGTAGTCAGAAAAGACTTCTTGACACCAGAAGAACTGGCAGCCTACAATGCTGAGCCAATTGTCCTAGCGCCTTGGGATCCAATGGGAGCCCTAGCGAGTGGCAAAATGATTTGA
- a CDS encoding type B 50S ribosomal protein L31, which produces MRKDIHPEYRPVVFMDTTTGYKFLSGSTKRSNETVEFEGETYPLIRVEISSDSHPFYTGRQKFTQADGRVDRFNKKYGLK; this is translated from the coding sequence ATGAGAAAAGACATTCACCCAGAATATCGCCCTGTTGTATTCATGGACACTACTACTGGCTACAAGTTCCTTAGCGGTTCAACTAAGCGTTCTAACGAAACTGTTGAATTCGAAGGCGAAACTTACCCATTGATCCGTGTCGAAATTTCATCAGACTCACACCCATTCTACACTGGACGTCAAAAGTTCACTCAAGCAGATGGACGTGTGGATCGTTTCAACAAAAAATACGGTCTCAAATAA
- the crcB gene encoding fluoride efflux transporter CrcB encodes MIWFLLIACGLGALVRYFFSKVNSRAALPVGTLLANVLGAFLIGYFYNHIQDKQLYSILATGFCGGLTTLSTFNAELAELFSDKKKFSFYLMLTYLLGFLAILLGIFI; translated from the coding sequence ATGATTTGGTTTTTGCTCATTGCTTGCGGTCTAGGAGCTCTTGTCCGTTACTTTTTTTCTAAGGTCAATAGCAGAGCTGCTCTGCCAGTAGGCACCCTGTTGGCTAATGTACTGGGAGCCTTTTTGATTGGATATTTTTACAATCACATCCAAGATAAGCAACTGTATAGCATTTTGGCAACGGGTTTCTGTGGCGGTTTAACAACTCTTTCCACCTTTAATGCGGAATTAGCAGAGCTGTTCTCAGATAAGAAGAAGTTTAGCTTCTATCTGATGTTGACCTACCTTTTAGGATTTTTAGCGATTCTTTTAGGAATTTTTATCTAA